A window of Jannaschia sp. M317 contains these coding sequences:
- a CDS encoding alpha-hydroxy acid oxidase, with the protein MPVITTVADLHDIYRRRVPKMFYDYCQSGSWTEQTYRDNVDDFSQIRLRQRVAVDMTNRSVATTMVGRDVAMPVALAPVGLTGMQHADGEILAARAAEDFGVPFTLSTMSICSIEDVARKTSKPFWFQLYVMKDEEFVDNLIGRAEAAGCDTLVITLDLQILGQRHKDLKNGLSAPPKLTPKSVANLMTKIGWGLEMAQTPRRKFGNIVGHAKGVSDTSSLSSWTAEQFDPALDWGKIRKLRQKWKGKVILKGILDAEDARRALDVGADAIIVSNHGGRQLDGALSSIRMLSSIVDAVGDQIEVHMDGGIRSGQDVLKAVALGARGTYIGRAFIYGLGAMGQKGVRSTLEVLHKELDTTMALCGERDIHDVGPHNLLVPKGFAGEWEGRNA; encoded by the coding sequence ATGCCCGTGATCACAACCGTCGCCGACCTCCACGATATCTATCGTCGCCGCGTCCCCAAGATGTTCTACGACTACTGTCAGTCGGGTAGCTGGACCGAGCAAACCTACCGCGACAACGTTGACGACTTCTCTCAGATTCGGTTGCGGCAGCGGGTGGCGGTGGACATGACCAACCGGTCGGTCGCGACAACCATGGTCGGGCGGGACGTGGCGATGCCTGTGGCCCTGGCCCCGGTCGGCTTGACCGGTATGCAGCATGCCGACGGGGAGATCCTGGCCGCCCGCGCAGCCGAAGATTTCGGCGTGCCCTTTACCCTGTCGACCATGTCGATCTGTTCGATCGAGGACGTCGCGCGCAAGACATCGAAACCCTTCTGGTTTCAGTTATACGTCATGAAGGATGAAGAATTCGTCGACAACCTGATCGGCCGGGCCGAGGCCGCGGGCTGTGACACGCTGGTCATCACGCTGGACCTGCAAATCCTGGGTCAACGCCACAAGGACCTGAAAAACGGCCTTTCCGCCCCGCCCAAATTGACCCCCAAGAGCGTCGCCAACCTGATGACCAAGATCGGTTGGGGGCTGGAAATGGCGCAGACCCCGCGTCGCAAGTTCGGCAACATCGTGGGTCATGCCAAGGGCGTGTCGGACACATCGTCCCTGTCGTCCTGGACGGCGGAGCAATTCGATCCGGCGCTGGACTGGGGCAAGATCCGCAAACTGCGCCAGAAGTGGAAGGGCAAGGTCATCCTCAAGGGGATCCTCGATGCCGAGGACGCGCGGCGGGCGCTGGATGTGGGGGCAGATGCGATCATCGTGTCAAACCACGGCGGGCGGCAACTGGACGGAGCCCTGTCCTCGATCCGGATGCTGTCGTCCATCGTGGACGCGGTCGGCGATCAGATCGAGGTGCACATGGACGGGGGCATCCGGTCCGGGCAGGACGTGCTGAAGGCCGTGGCCCTGGGCGCGCGCGGCACCTACATCGGGCGGGCGTTCATCTATGGGCTGGGTGCCATGGGGCAAAAAGGCGTGCGCAGCACCCTGGAGGTTCTCCATAAGGAACTGGACACCACCATGGCGCTGTGCGGCGAGCGGGACATCCACGACGTCGGCCCGCACAACCTGTTGGTGCCCAAGGGGTTTGCCGGCGAATGGGAAGGGCGGAACGCCTGA
- the dapA gene encoding 4-hydroxy-tetrahydrodipicolinate synthase codes for MFKGSMVALVTPLKNGAVDYAALDALVDWQIEEGTKVLVPVGTTGESPTLTHEEHEAVVERVVKQAAGRVPVIAGAGSNNTAEARRHVEHAKRVGADAALVVTPYYNKPTQAGLIAHFKALAEVGLPIVIYNIPGRSVVDMSPATMGELAKLPEIVGVKDATGDLARVCAQRITCGPDFLQISGEDPTAHGFNAQGGVGCISVTCNVAPGLLSQMQDATLSGDYATALSIQDRLMPLHHAIFAEPGLVGAKYALSLLGRCAEDVRLPLVGATDASKARIADAMRHAGLLN; via the coding sequence ATGTTCAAAGGCTCCATGGTTGCCCTGGTGACGCCCCTCAAGAACGGTGCGGTGGATTATGCGGCGCTGGACGCGCTGGTGGATTGGCAGATCGAAGAGGGCACCAAGGTTCTGGTCCCCGTCGGCACCACGGGCGAAAGCCCCACCCTGACCCACGAAGAGCATGAGGCCGTCGTGGAACGCGTGGTCAAGCAGGCGGCGGGCCGGGTCCCGGTCATTGCAGGGGCGGGGTCCAACAACACCGCCGAGGCGCGCCGCCATGTCGAACACGCCAAGCGGGTCGGCGCCGATGCCGCGTTGGTCGTCACGCCCTATTACAACAAGCCGACGCAGGCTGGTCTGATCGCGCATTTCAAGGCCCTGGCCGAGGTCGGCCTGCCGATCGTGATCTACAACATCCCCGGCCGCTCGGTCGTGGACATGTCGCCCGCAACCATGGGCGAGCTGGCCAAGTTGCCGGAAATCGTGGGCGTCAAGGACGCGACCGGTGACCTTGCACGGGTCTGCGCCCAGCGGATCACCTGCGGGCCGGACTTCCTGCAGATTTCGGGCGAGGATCCGACGGCGCACGGCTTCAACGCGCAGGGTGGGGTCGGCTGCATCTCGGTCACCTGCAACGTCGCGCCTGGACTGTTGAGCCAGATGCAGGACGCAACCCTGTCCGGTGACTATGCGACTGCGCTGTCCATCCAGGACCGCCTGATGCCGCTGCATCACGCCATCTTTGCCGAACCGGGATTGGTCGGCGCGAAATACGCGCTGTCGCTTCTGGGGCGCTGCGCGGAAGATGTGCGGCTGCCTCTGGTCGGGGCCACCGACGCGTCCAAGGCGCGGATCGCGGATGCCATGCGCCATGCGGGTCTGTTGAACTAG
- a CDS encoding MFS transporter has product MSILSALVVSRAPVAGFMSVGLTWGCFAAMAPVLKARIGVDDATFGLILLGTSIGLTTTLWLAPRWDRRMGPLAMPLGATILAMTALLPGPATTVWLLFAALLLMGAASGLTDVVMNTRVSELEARHGRSLMNVNHAMFSVAYAISALITGALREAGWQPQAIFAVTTGMILLTALFQRMPVEQISEEDSRNAGRLPLSVVAICGLIVLIAFMSEATVESWSALHIERTLGGGAAEGAFGPAMLGLTMAVGRFSGQAVAAKLSEIGVIRGASGLAVVGVLIAAAAPTPLVAYVGFGLMGLGISVIGPMGLALAGRLTEPARRSAVIARVAVIGFVGFFIAPALMGLGSEAFGLRWAFASVALLLMVIWPLSRAVR; this is encoded by the coding sequence ATGTCCATTCTCTCTGCCCTCGTGGTCAGTCGCGCGCCGGTTGCGGGGTTCATGTCCGTTGGCCTGACGTGGGGCTGTTTCGCCGCCATGGCACCGGTTCTGAAGGCGCGGATCGGTGTGGATGACGCAACCTTCGGCCTTATCCTTCTGGGGACCTCGATCGGATTGACGACGACGCTGTGGCTGGCCCCCCGTTGGGACCGGCGCATGGGCCCGTTGGCGATGCCATTGGGTGCGACGATTCTGGCGATGACCGCCCTTTTGCCGGGGCCTGCGACGACGGTCTGGCTGTTGTTCGCGGCGCTCTTGCTGATGGGCGCGGCCAGCGGCTTGACCGACGTGGTGATGAACACCCGCGTGTCCGAGTTGGAGGCCCGCCACGGCCGCAGCCTGATGAACGTGAACCATGCCATGTTTTCGGTGGCTTATGCCATCTCTGCGCTGATCACCGGGGCCCTGCGCGAGGCGGGTTGGCAACCGCAGGCGATCTTTGCGGTGACCACGGGGATGATCCTGCTGACGGCCTTGTTCCAGCGGATGCCGGTCGAACAGATCTCGGAGGAGGACAGCCGCAACGCGGGCCGCTTGCCCCTGTCGGTGGTCGCGATCTGTGGATTGATCGTGCTGATCGCCTTCATGAGCGAAGCAACGGTGGAAAGCTGGTCGGCCCTTCACATCGAACGCACCCTGGGCGGTGGCGCGGCAGAGGGGGCCTTTGGCCCCGCCATGCTGGGCCTGACCATGGCCGTGGGGCGGTTTTCGGGTCAGGCGGTGGCGGCAAAACTGTCCGAGATCGGCGTGATCCGCGGGGCCTCGGGCCTTGCTGTCGTGGGTGTGTTGATTGCGGCCGCCGCGCCCACGCCACTGGTGGCCTATGTGGGCTTTGGCTTGATGGGTCTGGGGATTTCGGTGATCGGGCCAATGGGCCTGGCGCTGGCCGGGCGGTTGACCGAACCCGCGCGCCGCAGTGCGGTGATCGCGCGGGTCGCGGTGATCGGCTTCGTCGGCTTCTTCATCGCGCCCGCGTTGATGGGCTTGGGGTCAGAGGCATTCGGCCTGCGCTGGGCCTTTGCCTCTGTTGCCCTGCTGCTGATGGTGATCTGGCCGCTGAGCCGCGCGGTGCGCTGA
- a CDS encoding bifunctional transcriptional activator/DNA repair enzyme AdaA: protein MLFALPPDDTLYDALLSRDAAFDGRAWVGVTSTGIFCRLTCPAPKPKRANCRFHDSVAACLEAGFRPCKRCRPLAEGQEPTVTDLLDALEADPDRRWSEEDVAARGHDPSTVRRAFRRQFGMTFLAMARLRRLGRGAQALADGGAVIEAQLAAEFDSASGFREAFARHLGMVPGRLARDGLLQADWIDTALGPMVAVASRTHLHLLEFADRPALPRELQGLRDEARGALGLGRLPPVDQIAAELEAYLAGRSARFDTPLFPGGTPFQRQVWDALRAIPAGQTRSYSDLARAIDRPDAIRAVARANGANRLAIVIPCHRVIGADGSLTGYGGGLWRKRRLIEVERAYA, encoded by the coding sequence ATGTTGTTTGCCCTGCCCCCCGACGATACGCTTTATGACGCGCTTCTGTCCCGCGATGCAGCCTTTGACGGGCGCGCCTGGGTCGGCGTGACCTCGACGGGCATCTTTTGTCGCCTGACCTGCCCCGCGCCCAAGCCCAAGCGCGCCAATTGCCGCTTTCACGACAGCGTCGCCGCCTGCCTGGAGGCGGGGTTTCGCCCCTGCAAACGCTGCCGCCCCCTTGCCGAGGGTCAGGAGCCGACGGTGACGGACTTGCTGGACGCCTTGGAGGCGGACCCCGATCGCCGCTGGTCCGAAGAAGACGTCGCCGCGCGCGGCCATGACCCTTCGACCGTGCGGCGCGCGTTCCGGCGGCAATTCGGAATGACGTTTCTGGCCATGGCCCGGTTGCGGCGGCTGGGTCGCGGCGCGCAGGCGCTGGCCGACGGCGGGGCCGTGATCGAGGCGCAGCTGGCCGCCGAGTTCGACAGCGCCTCGGGCTTCCGCGAGGCCTTCGCCAGACATCTGGGCATGGTGCCGGGACGCCTGGCGCGCGACGGCCTGCTGCAGGCCGATTGGATCGACACGGCGCTCGGCCCGATGGTCGCCGTGGCCAGTCGCACCCACCTGCACCTGCTGGAATTCGCCGACCGCCCCGCCCTGCCCCGCGAATTGCAGGGGCTGCGCGACGAGGCGCGCGGCGCATTGGGCCTGGGCCGGCTGCCCCCCGTGGACCAGATCGCCGCCGAGCTGGAGGCCTACCTGGCAGGCCGCAGCGCCCGGTTCGACACACCGCTGTTTCCCGGTGGCACCCCGTTCCAGCGTCAGGTCTGGGACGCGCTGCGCGCGATTCCCGCCGGACAGACGCGCAGCTATTCCGACCTCGCCCGCGCCATCGACCGGCCCGACGCGATCCGCGCCGTGGCCCGCGCCAACGGGGCCAATCGGCTGGCCATCGTGATTCCCTGTCACCGGGTCATCGGCGCCGATGGGTCGCTGACCGGCTATGGCGGCGGTCTTTGGCGGAAACGCCGCCTGATCGAGGTGGAGCGCGCCTACGCCTGA
- the truA gene encoding tRNA pseudouridine(38-40) synthase TruA, translated as MPRYAFRIEYDGRPFAGWQRQDGPDSVQQRLEEALRALEPDVPSIAAAGRTDAGVHATGQVAHADMAKDWTPFRLSEAVNWHLKPAPIAITACARVSDDWHARFSAQERRYTFRIIARRAPLALDAGQAWRVIGPLDVGRMREGAKYLIGQHDFTTFRASICQAKSPVKTLDEITLEEFPYPGGQDIRLHLRARSFLHNQVRSIAGTLERVGTGSWPPARVGQALAARDRAACGPVSPPDGLVLTGVGYPDDPF; from the coding sequence ATGCCCCGCTATGCCTTTCGCATCGAATACGACGGTCGCCCCTTTGCCGGGTGGCAACGCCAGGACGGCCCCGATTCCGTTCAGCAGAGGCTGGAAGAGGCGCTGCGCGCCCTGGAACCGGACGTGCCCTCCATAGCCGCCGCCGGGCGCACGGACGCGGGTGTCCACGCGACGGGCCAAGTGGCGCATGCGGACATGGCAAAGGACTGGACGCCGTTTCGCCTGTCCGAGGCGGTCAACTGGCACCTGAAACCCGCACCCATCGCGATCACGGCCTGCGCGCGCGTGTCAGACGATTGGCACGCCCGTTTTTCCGCGCAGGAACGGCGCTATACCTTCCGCATCATCGCGCGCCGCGCACCGCTCGCGCTGGACGCGGGACAGGCGTGGCGGGTGATCGGGCCGCTGGACGTAGGCCGCATGCGCGAAGGGGCCAAATACCTGATCGGACAGCATGATTTTACCACATTCCGCGCCTCGATCTGTCAGGCCAAAAGCCCGGTGAAGACCCTCGACGAGATCACGTTGGAGGAATTTCCCTACCCCGGCGGTCAGGACATCCGGCTGCACCTGCGGGCGCGGTCGTTCCTGCACAACCAGGTGCGCAGCATCGCGGGCACGCTGGAGCGGGTGGGCACCGGGTCCTGGCCCCCCGCGCGCGTGGGCCAAGCGTTGGCGGCACGCGACCGCGCCGCCTGCGGCCCGGTATCGCCGCCCGACGGGCTGGTCCTGACCGGGGTGGGCTATCCAGACGATCCGTTCTGA
- a CDS encoding YcjF family protein translates to MADTPEGSRRRGAVLFEIDAPEATPEPPRRARPSGDLPPGEGGFDPASAPPVPEAEVAPPPSGRAMQTMALLAGRRDRPLARWFWAALGALLSFALSVAAWTFVTDLLAANPLLGWIATALVAAFLLACIAVILREVSALSRLGRIDALRTQAAQVVDLSGARALTDRLVAFYAGRPDTRWGREELAARRADIYDADAMVAAVERDLLAPLDTAATREVEAAARQVALVTAVVPLALADVVAALTANLRMIRRIALIYGGRAGTLGSWRLARTVLTHLAATGAVAVGDDLIGSVAGGGVLSKLSRRFGEGLINGALTARVGLAAMEVCRPLPFTHQRPPRITDVVGRSLTGLFGQKES, encoded by the coding sequence ATGGCCGACACACCCGAAGGCAGCCGCCGCCGCGGCGCAGTCCTGTTCGAAATCGACGCGCCCGAAGCGACGCCCGAGCCCCCGCGCCGGGCCCGTCCGTCGGGTGACTTGCCACCGGGTGAGGGCGGCTTTGACCCTGCCTCCGCCCCGCCGGTGCCCGAGGCCGAGGTCGCGCCGCCGCCGTCCGGGCGGGCGATGCAGACCATGGCCCTGCTGGCAGGGCGGCGGGACAGACCGCTGGCGCGGTGGTTCTGGGCCGCCCTGGGCGCGTTGCTGAGCTTTGCCCTGTCCGTGGCGGCCTGGACGTTCGTCACCGATCTGCTTGCTGCAAACCCCTTGCTGGGTTGGATCGCGACGGCGCTGGTCGCGGCCTTTTTGCTGGCCTGCATTGCGGTCATCCTGCGCGAGGTTTCCGCGCTGTCCCGTCTGGGTCGGATCGACGCGTTGCGCACCCAGGCCGCGCAGGTCGTCGACCTGTCCGGCGCGCGGGCGCTGACCGATAGATTGGTGGCCTTCTACGCGGGGCGCCCCGACACCCGTTGGGGGCGGGAGGAGTTGGCCGCGCGCCGCGCCGACATCTACGATGCCGATGCGATGGTCGCAGCGGTGGAACGTGATCTGCTGGCCCCACTCGATACCGCCGCCACCCGCGAGGTGGAGGCGGCGGCCCGCCAGGTCGCGCTGGTCACCGCCGTCGTGCCGCTGGCGCTGGCCGATGTTGTGGCCGCGTTGACCGCGAACCTGCGGATGATTCGCCGCATTGCATTGATCTATGGTGGGCGCGCGGGGACGTTGGGGTCCTGGCGGCTGGCCCGCACGGTGCTGACCCACCTGGCGGCGACGGGCGCGGTGGCCGTGGGCGACGATCTGATCGGGTCGGTCGCGGGGGGCGGTGTTCTCAGCAAATTGTCGCGCCGCTTTGGCGAGGGGCTGATCAACGGCGCGCTGACCGCCCGCGTGGGTCTGGCGGCGATGGAGGTCTGCCGCCCCCTGCCGTTCACCCACCAGCGCCCGCCCCGCATCACCGACGTCGTTGGCCGGTCGTTGACCGGTCTGTTCGGCCAGAAGGAAAGCTGA
- a CDS encoding YcjX family protein translates to MIGRFADAVTRGVGDMTASVTEVFDPTVRLGVTGLSRAGKTVFITSLVANLMDRGRMAGFSPAARIDTAFLQPQPDDTIPRFEYERHLAALTSRTPHWPEGTRAVSELRLSLKVRPAGMLAGMRGPRVVHLDIVDYPGEWLLDLGLMEKTYDEWSARALNRLKDWGAEAYAAALADVDPAAKLEEPTAQTLAATYTEALKAARRAGAYDLTPGRFLLPGELEGSPALTFAPLPPGDAPRGSLRREMARRFEAYKSKVVQPFFRDHFARLDRQVVLLDVLGAIRRGPRAVEEMRAAIADILSAFKPGALNWLLSLLGARRVDRVLFAATKADHLHHTQHARLTAILDAMVDDARRRADFAGARTEALSIAALRATVEEMREHRGESLPVVRGRLLEGGREAALYPGELPPDPSHILTPAMQGAEGWLEAEYDIMEFAPAPLTLRPGEGPPFIRLDRAAEFLLADRL, encoded by the coding sequence ATGATCGGACGGTTTGCGGATGCGGTGACGCGCGGGGTGGGGGACATGACCGCCTCGGTGACCGAGGTGTTCGACCCGACGGTCCGGCTGGGCGTCACGGGGTTGTCGCGCGCGGGCAAGACCGTGTTCATCACATCGCTTGTCGCGAACCTGATGGACCGGGGGCGGATGGCCGGGTTTTCGCCCGCCGCGCGGATCGACACGGCGTTCCTGCAGCCGCAGCCGGACGATACGATCCCCCGGTTCGAGTACGAGCGGCATCTGGCCGCGCTGACGTCCCGGACGCCGCACTGGCCCGAAGGCACGCGCGCGGTGTCCGAATTGCGCCTGTCGCTGAAGGTGCGTCCGGCGGGCATGTTGGCGGGGATGCGGGGGCCGCGGGTCGTGCATCTGGATATCGTCGATTACCCGGGGGAATGGCTGCTGGACCTGGGTCTGATGGAAAAAACCTATGATGAATGGTCGGCGCGGGCACTGAACCGGCTGAAGGATTGGGGGGCCGAGGCCTATGCCGCCGCGCTGGCTGACGTCGATCCCGCCGCCAAGCTGGAGGAGCCGACGGCCCAGACGCTGGCCGCGACCTATACGGAGGCGTTGAAGGCGGCGCGCCGCGCCGGGGCCTACGACCTGACGCCGGGTCGGTTCCTGCTGCCCGGAGAGCTGGAGGGCTCGCCCGCGTTGACCTTTGCGCCGTTGCCCCCGGGGGACGCGCCGCGCGGGTCGCTGCGCCGGGAAATGGCGCGGCGGTTCGAGGCCTATAAATCCAAGGTCGTGCAACCGTTCTTTCGCGATCACTTTGCCCGGCTTGACCGGCAGGTGGTCCTGCTGGATGTGCTGGGCGCAATCCGGCGTGGTCCCCGCGCGGTCGAGGAGATGCGCGCCGCGATCGCCGATATCCTGTCCGCGTTCAAACCGGGCGCGCTGAACTGGTTGCTGTCCCTGCTGGGGGCGCGGCGGGTCGACCGGGTGTTGTTTGCCGCGACCAAGGCCGACCATTTGCACCACACACAGCACGCGCGTCTGACCGCGATTCTGGATGCCATGGTGGATGATGCGCGCCGGCGGGCCGATTTCGCCGGGGCCCGGACCGAGGCTCTGTCGATCGCCGCCCTGCGTGCCACCGTCGAAGAGATGCGGGAGCATCGGGGCGAGAGCTTGCCCGTGGTGCGCGGTCGCCTGCTGGAGGGCGGGCGCGAGGCGGCGCTTTATCCTGGCGAGCTGCCGCCGGATCCGTCCCACATCCTGACGCCTGCGATGCAGGGGGCCGAGGGTTGGTTGGAGGCCGAGTATGACATCATGGAATTCGCCCCCGCGCCCCTGACCCTGCGCCCCGGTGAGGGGCCGCCCTTTATCCGGTTGGACCGCGCGGCGGAGTTCCTGTTGGCCGACCGGCTGTAG
- the smpB gene encoding SsrA-binding protein SmpB: protein MAKKDENKNYKVIAENRRARYDYAIEDDIECGIVLEGSEVKSLREGGTNIAESYAEVKDGELWLVNGYIAPYAQAKTFGHEERRRRKLLVSRREISKLWNASAREGYTIVPLVMYFNHRGRAKLKVGIGKGKKNNDKRDTVAKRDWQRQKSRLMKEHN, encoded by the coding sequence ATGGCCAAGAAAGACGAAAACAAGAACTACAAGGTGATCGCCGAGAACCGGCGGGCGCGCTATGACTATGCTATCGAGGACGATATCGAATGCGGCATCGTCCTGGAGGGGTCCGAGGTCAAATCCCTGCGCGAAGGCGGCACCAACATCGCCGAAAGCTATGCCGAGGTGAAGGACGGGGAGTTGTGGCTGGTCAACGGCTACATCGCCCCCTACGCCCAGGCCAAGACCTTCGGTCACGAAGAACGCCGCCGCCGCAAACTGCTGGTGTCCCGGCGCGAGATTTCCAAGCTATGGAACGCCTCGGCCCGCGAGGGGTACACGATCGTGCCGCTGGTCATGTATTTCAACCACCGGGGCCGGGCAAAGCTGAAGGTCGGCATCGGCAAGGGCAAGAAAAACAACGACAAGCGCGACACGGTGGCCAAGCGCGACTGGCAACGGCAAAAGTCGCGCCTGATGAAGGAACACAACTGA
- a CDS encoding FAD-dependent oxidoreductase: MESLADDLQTMTRTPLSEDHVARIREIARVIEIGAGQTLVDLGDPMDTFHYVLTGEVEAVDAITGRRYGNGATLGPGQFGGEIGFLTGARAMLQMRAVSDSRLLAVDRDQMLDLMSRVPEMSDIIVSVMAGRRRALLESDQASLTLIGMDRDREIRAIGAFAARNRIPYRTLDLDDAEAGEVAAHCSLAPRHPAVVFGKDRVIENPTPRRVAQLYGLDLDLDPEVVHDVLIVGGGPGGIAAAVYAGAEGLSALVVEDATIGGQAGTSSRIENYMGFPTGISGADLCFRGEVQAMKFGTRFAVPRRATGVERRDDGSFCVRLDDETETCARALVVATGVQYRRLPLDGLEGLEGAGVYYAATETEARFCKGSEVVIIGGGNSAGQAAMFLSRHAVCVHLLVRGDGLADSMSRYLSSRLEANDCVRIRYRTEVDQLEGEGHLSRVHLKGDGVAEGNDSIDTRALFIMVGAAPNTDWLGDLVACDGKGFVLTGRDVDRDDPFATSADGIFAVGDVRAGSVKRVASAVGEGSVVISRVWGHVADQKERLRG, translated from the coding sequence ATGGAAAGCCTGGCCGACGACCTGCAGACGATGACGCGCACCCCGCTCAGCGAGGATCACGTCGCCCGCATCCGCGAGATCGCACGTGTGATCGAGATTGGCGCGGGCCAGACGCTCGTGGATCTGGGCGACCCCATGGATACCTTCCACTACGTCCTGACCGGAGAGGTGGAGGCGGTCGATGCGATTACCGGTCGCCGCTACGGCAACGGGGCAACCCTGGGCCCGGGGCAATTCGGCGGAGAAATCGGGTTCCTGACCGGTGCCCGTGCCATGCTGCAGATGCGCGCCGTGTCCGACAGCCGTCTGCTGGCGGTCGATCGCGATCAGATGCTGGACCTGATGTCGCGTGTGCCAGAGATGTCCGACATCATCGTTTCGGTCATGGCCGGGCGGCGGCGCGCGCTGTTGGAAAGCGATCAGGCGTCGTTGACCTTGATCGGGATGGACCGCGACCGGGAGATTCGCGCCATCGGGGCCTTTGCCGCGCGCAACCGGATCCCGTATCGCACCCTGGACCTGGACGACGCCGAAGCAGGGGAAGTCGCGGCGCACTGTTCGCTGGCCCCTCGGCACCCGGCCGTGGTGTTCGGCAAGGACCGCGTGATTGAAAACCCGACCCCGCGCCGGGTCGCGCAGCTCTATGGTCTGGACCTGGATCTGGACCCGGAGGTGGTGCACGACGTGCTGATCGTGGGGGGCGGACCGGGCGGCATCGCGGCGGCGGTCTATGCCGGGGCCGAGGGGCTTTCTGCGCTGGTGGTCGAGGATGCGACCATCGGCGGGCAGGCGGGGACCTCTTCGCGGATCGAGAACTACATGGGGTTTCCCACCGGTATTTCCGGCGCGGATCTGTGTTTCCGGGGCGAGGTGCAGGCGATGAAGTTCGGCACCCGCTTTGCCGTCCCGCGCAGGGCCACCGGGGTGGAGCGTCGCGACGACGGCAGCTTCTGCGTCCGGCTCGACGATGAGACGGAGACCTGCGCCCGCGCTTTGGTCGTGGCGACGGGCGTGCAGTATCGCCGCCTGCCGCTGGACGGGTTGGAGGGGTTGGAGGGCGCAGGCGTCTACTATGCCGCGACGGAGACAGAAGCGCGGTTCTGCAAGGGCAGCGAAGTGGTCATCATCGGCGGCGGCAATTCGGCGGGCCAGGCGGCGATGTTCCTGTCGCGCCACGCCGTCTGTGTGCATCTGCTTGTGCGCGGCGACGGGTTGGCCGACAGCATGTCACGCTATCTGTCGTCCCGGCTGGAGGCGAACGATTGCGTCCGCATCCGCTATCGCACCGAAGTCGACCAGCTGGAGGGGGAGGGGCATTTGTCCCGCGTCCATCTCAAGGGCGATGGCGTGGCCGAGGGGAACGACAGCATCGACACCCGCGCGCTGTTCATCATGGTGGGGGCTGCGCCGAACACGGACTGGCTGGGTGATCTGGTGGCCTGCGACGGCAAGGGGTTTGTGCTGACCGGGCGCGATGTGGATCGCGACGACCCTTTTGCCACCTCTGCCGACGGGATCTTTGCGGTGGGCGATGTGCGCGCGGGATCGGTCAAGCGGGTGGCGAGCGCCGTGGGCGAAGGCTCCGTCGTGATTTCGCGCGTCTGGGGGCATGTGGCCGATCAGAAAGAGCGTTTGCGCGGCTAG